The Bacteroidales bacterium DNA segment TTCTTTTTGTTCTTCTTTTCTGAATCCTTTTTCTGATATCTTTTCTTGTTTGACTTTCCTCTGCTTTTTCTTTTTCTTCTTTTTTAACGGGAATTACTTTTATTTCTTTAAGAATAATAAGTTCATGCAGAATTTCTCTGTTAGGAACAGATGCAGAAATTCGACTTATGGCAGAGTCATAAATTTCTTTGCTTACATTATGTGCAGCCTTAATAAATAACAAATTAGCTGAATGAAAAAACGGATATTTTTCTAACAAAGATTTTATTTTGTCAAAATCTTCTTCTTTTATTTTTACCGGGTCAGCGATATAATCTTTAAAATCTTGAATTTCCATAACTTTTATTCATTAAATTTACCAGTTTACAACTGATTTATTAAATATATCATCAATAAGTTCTTTTACAATTATTTCGGTTAAACCGTCTTCAACATCTGTTAATAATTCAGAACTTAAATAATCGTCATATCTTGAAAATGAGGTGTTAAAATTATACTTCTCATTATTTACACTTGTATATTTTACTCTTACGGTAATTGTTAATCTGTTGTATTCTGCTTGTTCGCTTTGTGTTACCGCAACAGGCTTTGTGTTGTATGAAACAATTTCGCCTTCGAACATTAAATCTCCGTTAAAATCTACCAATTCAAGATTTGTTTGAGAAATAAATCTGTCTTTTAAACTTTCTGTAAACAGCTGGCTTAGATTAGGGTTAACAATAGCAGCTCTGTTAGGAAAAAATTTTATTGTTACTGTTTTATCATCCGGATGTAATGACGCACCTGAAAATCTATAAATTCCGCAAGAACTTATAATTGTAAAACTGAATAATAAAACAATAAATAAATTTTTTTTCATTACTTTATGTATTGATATTGTACTCTTTAAGTTTTCTATACAAAGTTCGTTCCGAAATTCCCAGCTCTAATGCTGCATATTTTCTTTTACCTCTGTGTTTATTTAGTGCTTTTTGGATTAATTCAATTTCTTTATCTTTTAAAGACAAAGATTCTTCAACAATTTCTTCTGTATCTTCAATAAAGGCTTCTCGTTTATCAAATTTATCTTTTTCTCCCGGGGTTTGCACAAAATCATCTTTTACATTAAAAATATTATCCGATACATTATTAATCCTTTGTTCTTCTCTTAAGAAATTATCGGAAATATTAACTCTGTTTTCTGAATTTTGTGCCAATCCTCTTACTATTGTTTTTAATTCATTAATTTCATTTCGCATATCAAAAAGAATTTTGTATAAAATTTCTCGTTCATTTGCAAAATCTTCTTTATTCACAGAGCCTTCATAGACCATAGGTAATTGATCATACTCTTCAGGAAGGTATTTTTTTATTGTTTCTGCATTAATTAATCTGTTTTCTTCTATTATTGAAATTTGTTCCGATATATTCTTTAATTGCCTGACATTTCCTTTCCACCTGTAGTTTTCGAGCAAAACTTTTGCTTCTGCGTCAAGTTTTACCGGCGGCATTCTGTATTTTTCCGAAAAATCTTGTGCAAATTTTCGGAACAAAAGGTGTATGTCTTCTGTTCTGTGTCTTAAAGGAGGAATAGTAATCGGAACTGTATTTAATCTGTAATACAAATCTTCTCTGAATTTTCCTTTTTGAACTGCTTTTTGCAGGTTAACATTTGTTGCTACAACAACTCTTACATCCGTTTTCATTGCTTGCGAAGAACCTACTTTAATATATTCTCCGGTTTCAAGAACACGCAGTAATCTTACTTGAGTTGACAGCGGCAATTCTCCAACTTCATCTAAGAAAATAGTTCCTTTGTCTGCTTCTTCAAAATAACCTTTTCTGCTTTTAACGGCACCGGTAAAAGACCCTTTTTCATGTCCGAAAAGTTCAGAGTCAATAGTTCCTTCCGGAATTGCACCGCAATTTACTGCAATATAATTGTTGTGTTTTCTTGCACTTAATTGATGTATAATTTGAGGGAACATTTCTTTTCCTGTTCCGCTTTCACCCGAAATTAATACGGATAAATCGGTAGCAGCTACTTGCATTGCAATATCAATTGCTCTGTTTAATCCGGGGTAATTGCCTATTATTCCGAATCTTTGTTTTATTTGTTGTACCGTCATTTTTATTTACACACAATTTTAAATAATTTACAAATTTGCTAATTTTATCAGAAAAAATCAAATTGGTGTAAAAATATAGTATATTTTTGTAAAACATATTAGATTAGTGAATTAATTTAATGCTTATGAAAATACTTGCAATTATACCTGCCCGATATTCTTCTGTTAGGTTTCCGGGAAAACCGCTTATTGATATCGGAGGAAAACCAATGATTGAAAGAGTATATGAAAGAGTTTTTAATGTTATTGATAATGTTATTATTGCTACTGACGATTATAGAATTGCAGATACGGTAAAACAATTTGGAGGTAATTATGTAATGACATCGAATGCCCATAAAAGCGGAACCGACAGATGTGCAGAGGCATTGTTGCTTTTTGAAGAAAGTTCCGGCAAACAATTTGATGCAGTTATAAATATTCAAGGTGACGAACCTTTTATTGAAAAAGAACAATTAAAAAAAGTAATTGAGTTGATTAAAAAGCCGAATACTCAAATAGCAAGTTTGGTAAAAAAGATAGATAATAATGAAGATATTTTTAATTCTGACAAACCGAAAGTCGTTCTTGATAAATATAATTTTGCAATTTATTTCAGCAGATCTCCGATACCGTTTATAAGAGATTCGAAAAGAGAAAAATGGCATTTAAAACATAACTTTTTAAAACATATAGGAATTTATGCGTATAAAAGCAAAGTTTTGCAAGAAATAACAAAATTAAAACAAAGTAAATTAGAAACAGCAGAATCTTTAGAACAAAACAGATGGGTTGAGAATGGTTACAAAATTGCACTTGATTATACTGATGTTGAAAGTATTTCTGTTGATACAAAAAGTGATTTAGATAAAATATTAAAAAAACATTTTTAATTTGTGGAAACATTATTTGTTTTTCATCGTACAATAAACTGAGCATATGAATAAAATTACTAAAATATTATTTTCAGCATTTTTATTTTTTTCTGTTTTTGCTTCATACTCTGCAAAAGCACAAGGATTTTCAGATGGAAAAACGACTATAGTCGGATTTATTCCGAACTATGATGTTTTGATTTACCCTAATCCTGTTACAAATAATAAGTTTTATGTCAGATCTGACAGAGTAATCAAATCAGTTGAGGTAATGAATATTTTAGGACAAAATATTAAAACTGTTAACAATGAAACAAATGTTCCTTATAATATTCTTGTTGAATTAGGAGATATAAGAGATATAAAGAAAGGAATGTATATGGTAAGAATAACTTTTGATGATGAACAATCAATAATACAAAAAATAATATTAAAATAAATTATAAGTAATTAAGTTCAATTGATAAATGTCTGCAATTTGCAGATATTTTTTTTGTCTTGTAAGGTGCACACATTGAAGGTGTTACAGTTAGGAGGGTAAAAAATAATAAAAAAAACAAAAAAAAATGAAACCTTTTTAAAACATCTGCGTATATGGTAATAAATAAAGATTACTAAATCTTTTAAATAATCAATTTCAGAAAAAGTAATAGTAGCTTAAATAATTTTTTGGTGTTTTTATGGTTTTAAAGTCCGGCATTTTTGTCGGACTTTTTTATTAGATGTTTCTGAAAAATGAAAGTTCTTCTGAGAAATCGATGAAACTGAATTCTTTGTTTATTTTTTCTATTAAGCTGACATTATACGTTGCAAATTTTTTATATTCAGGTGAATTCGGAAAAAAAGCTCTGTGTTGTTTTGCTTTTATTATTTTCTTAATTTCTTTATATATTTTTACCGTTTCATTTGAAAAAAAAGAACTTTTAAAATAGTTGAAAATATAGTTTATTGCAAGTTCATTTGGATGCAACATATCTGAATTATAAAAACGGTAATCTCTCAAATCATCATTCATGATTTCGAATGCAGGAAAGTAACAGCAGTTTTCCGTATCGTTTATAATCCTCTCGGTTGCTGTCCTTAATAATGATTTACTTAAACTGTTTTGTGCAAAACCGTCTTTCAAATGTCTTACAGGACTTACGGTAAAAATAATTTTTAATTCGGGATTAAATTCTTTAAGCCGATTTAATAAACCAAAATATATTTCAGAAATTTCAGTTTCTGTCAGCAATCGTCTTTTAAACATCTTTGCCGGAACTTTATGGCAATTTGAAACAACATTACCTGATTCTATATTTTCAAATATCCAAGAAGTTCCAAAAGTTATAGACAAATAATCGGCATTTTTCAAATATTCAGAAGAATTATTAATTCTAACATTAATATCATCCAATATTTTATTTTTATCATCTTTTGAGAATCTGCTATGATGAAAATAACTGTGCCATTGTTCATTATGGTAAAAAATATCATCTTTAGTGAAAATTCTTTTTTCTAAAAGAATATCAAGTGAGTTTTTAATTGAAACAGGATTGTATAAAATTCCGAAAGGATTTATATCAATATTAAACTTAGATTCCGTCAACTTTTTTCCGATATTTTCAGTAAAGCAAGAACCGATAAACATAGTTTTTGACTTATAAGAAATCTCAAAATCAAAATTTACAGGCTTTATTACAGTTCTGAAATTAATTTTTTCCGATTCCGACATAGCTTAATTTTTTTATCAAATTTAACTCAAAATTGTATATTTCAGCACTAAAAAATATCCTTTAATGTAATAAATTTGCTTTTAAATCTTATTTGTCATATATTCAACAAGTTAACACATTACAGGTTTTCGCATATAACATATTATCATTCAATATTGTATGAAAAAAGAATCTGATATATACAGATTAAGGTATCGAAATTATATAAACGATATAACTGAAAAAAGAATTAATTCTGTAGTTATTATCAGTATATTTCTTTTATTATTCCTTTGTATATCCGATGTTTTTATCAGAAATAATGTTAATGCCATATATACAAGAATACCGCCTTTATTAATCGGGGGTATATTAATCAGTTTGAGAAACTTAAAACGTTTCAAAAGAAAATCTTTATTAACATCTTTATATAACTTCCTGTTAGCAACACTTCTTGCAATGATGTTTGCTAAATACCTAATTCATCTTAACTCCGAAACAGAATCAATAAGTATTTCAAGCATAATTACGGCTATTTTTATAGTTTCTCTTGAAATACGCACAAACTTAGTTTATACAATTTTAATTTATCTTATCCCTTTCATTCTTTTTTTTATAGTTCTGTTCTCTTTCTTTTCTGCTACAAAAGAACAGCTATTACCTTTTATTAATGTTTTTATAATGATAATAGTAGGTTTTTCAATTAACCGAATTCAAAATAATTTAAGATATAAAAATTTTAAAAGCGGATTCTTACTGAATGTTGAAAAACAAAAACTTTTTGAAAAAAATAAAGAACTGCAAAACTACCAAAACAAGCTTCAGGATTTAGTTGAGGAAAAGACAAAGTCGTTGCAAATTGCTCTGAAAAAAGTTAAAGAAAGTGATGAACTAAAAACATCTTTTTTACAAAACATATCACACGAGATAAGAACACCGATGAATGCTGTTCTTGGCTTTGTACATTTATTATCAGAAAAAAATAAAGAAGCCGAAAAAGAATTTGAAATTATTGATAAAAACCTAAGGCAATTATTAAAAACTATTGATGATATAATTCTGTTGTCTGAATTACAAACAAAACAATTTAAAATAACTCCTGTGAAATTTGCAGTTAATTCTTTTATGAAATCACAGTGTGAATCAACAAAAAAAAATATTGAAGAAAATCTGAAACCAATTTTAGTTTCATATAAAAAAGATGCAGAAAATGATATAAAAATAAAGACCGACAAAGATATTTTGAGTAAAATATTTTCTTACATACTTGAAAATGCAGTAAAATTTTCTGATTCAGGAGAAATTAAATTGTCATACAAAATAGAAAACAATCAAATTATATTTATAATATCAGATAACGGAATAGGAATTTCCGATAAAAATTTACTCTTTGTTTTCGATTTATTCAGAAAATTTGAAAACTCAAATAATATCTTTAGAGGTGTTGGAATAGGATTAAGTATTGCAAAAGAACTTACAAATATCTTAAACGGGAAAATTACTATAAAATCAAAAGAAAAAAAAGGAACAACAGTCGAAATTATTTTGCCTGCAAACAAAAATTGATGCAAATTTGTTTCTTAAAAAAATAAAAAAGTTAGTCATGAAGAGTGATTACAGCATTTCAATTTTAAAAGATTACAGTAAGCTGGAAGAAATACATGAGTTAGCACATAATGCATTTATCGAATCCGGATTAATAACAAAAAAACAAAACAATAAATTAGATTTATTTCCGCACTTAAATAAAAGTAAAAATACAAAAACTATTATAGCTGAATATTCAGATAAGATTATAGGAACAAACTCAATGACTTCTGACGGTATAAACGGACTTCACACCGATAAATATTTTAAAAAGGAAACCGATAATTTCAGAAAAAACACAAAAATAAAAATAGGAAGTTCATGGAGATTAGCAACACATAAAGATTATCGTTCAAATATAATGTTGCTTCTTGATTTAATTGAGAAAAGCGTAAATGTTGCTATTAACATGAAAATTGAAACTTGTTTGTATATATTTGCAAAAAAACATGAAGGTTTCTATAAAAAACTGTTAAATGCAACTTTAGTTGCCGAAAAGAAATGTTATATCGAAAAAGGCTTAGAAGTACATTTAGTATTAATGAAAACGGAAACTGAAGAAACAAGAAAACATCTAAACGAAATATTTATCAGAAGAAAATTTT contains these protein-coding regions:
- a CDS encoding GSCFA domain-containing protein; translated protein: MSESEKINFRTVIKPVNFDFEISYKSKTMFIGSCFTENIGKKLTESKFNIDINPFGILYNPVSIKNSLDILLEKRIFTKDDIFYHNEQWHSYFHHSRFSKDDKNKILDDINVRINNSSEYLKNADYLSITFGTSWIFENIESGNVVSNCHKVPAKMFKRRLLTETEISEIYFGLLNRLKEFNPELKIIFTVSPVRHLKDGFAQNSLSKSLLRTATERIINDTENCCYFPAFEIMNDDLRDYRFYNSDMLHPNELAINYIFNYFKSSFFSNETVKIYKEIKKIIKAKQHRAFFPNSPEYKKFATYNVSLIEKINKEFSFIDFSEELSFFRNI
- a CDS encoding T9SS type A sorting domain-containing protein, whose product is MNKITKILFSAFLFFSVFASYSAKAQGFSDGKTTIVGFIPNYDVLIYPNPVTNNKFYVRSDRVIKSVEVMNILGQNIKTVNNETNVPYNILVELGDIRDIKKGMYMVRITFDDEQSIIQKIILK
- the kdsB gene encoding 3-deoxy-manno-octulosonate cytidylyltransferase: MKILAIIPARYSSVRFPGKPLIDIGGKPMIERVYERVFNVIDNVIIATDDYRIADTVKQFGGNYVMTSNAHKSGTDRCAEALLLFEESSGKQFDAVINIQGDEPFIEKEQLKKVIELIKKPNTQIASLVKKIDNNEDIFNSDKPKVVLDKYNFAIYFSRSPIPFIRDSKREKWHLKHNFLKHIGIYAYKSKVLQEITKLKQSKLETAESLEQNRWVENGYKIALDYTDVESISVDTKSDLDKILKKHF
- a CDS encoding sigma-54 dependent transcriptional regulator, coding for MTVQQIKQRFGIIGNYPGLNRAIDIAMQVAATDLSVLISGESGTGKEMFPQIIHQLSARKHNNYIAVNCGAIPEGTIDSELFGHEKGSFTGAVKSRKGYFEEADKGTIFLDEVGELPLSTQVRLLRVLETGEYIKVGSSQAMKTDVRVVVATNVNLQKAVQKGKFREDLYYRLNTVPITIPPLRHRTEDIHLLFRKFAQDFSEKYRMPPVKLDAEAKVLLENYRWKGNVRQLKNISEQISIIEENRLINAETIKKYLPEEYDQLPMVYEGSVNKEDFANEREILYKILFDMRNEINELKTIVRGLAQNSENRVNISDNFLREEQRINNVSDNIFNVKDDFVQTPGEKDKFDKREAFIEDTEEIVEESLSLKDKEIELIQKALNKHRGKRKYAALELGISERTLYRKLKEYNINT
- a CDS encoding HAMP domain-containing histidine kinase — encoded protein: MKKESDIYRLRYRNYINDITEKRINSVVIISIFLLLFLCISDVFIRNNVNAIYTRIPPLLIGGILISLRNLKRFKRKSLLTSLYNFLLATLLAMMFAKYLIHLNSETESISISSIITAIFIVSLEIRTNLVYTILIYLIPFILFFIVLFSFFSATKEQLLPFINVFIMIIVGFSINRIQNNLRYKNFKSGFLLNVEKQKLFEKNKELQNYQNKLQDLVEEKTKSLQIALKKVKESDELKTSFLQNISHEIRTPMNAVLGFVHLLSEKNKEAEKEFEIIDKNLRQLLKTIDDIILLSELQTKQFKITPVKFAVNSFMKSQCESTKKNIEENLKPILVSYKKDAENDIKIKTDKDILSKIFSYILENAVKFSDSGEIKLSYKIENNQIIFIISDNGIGISDKNLLFVFDLFRKFENSNNIFRGVGIGLSIAKELTNILNGKITIKSKEKKGTTVEIILPANKN
- the lptE gene encoding LPS assembly lipoprotein LptE, with product MKKNLFIVLLFSFTIISSCGIYRFSGASLHPDDKTVTIKFFPNRAAIVNPNLSQLFTESLKDRFISQTNLELVDFNGDLMFEGEIVSYNTKPVAVTQSEQAEYNRLTITVRVKYTSVNNEKYNFNTSFSRYDDYLSSELLTDVEDGLTEIIVKELIDDIFNKSVVNW